One genomic region from Thalassobaculum sp. OXR-137 encodes:
- a CDS encoding lasso peptide biosynthesis PqqD family chaperone gives MSSIVRQSGGQVSAEIDDEVVMMNVEQGNYYALDEVGSRIWALIEQPMEVSALCDRLIEEYEVERAACEIDVLKFLDELLEQGGVEVEGQAG, from the coding sequence ATGTCCAGCATCGTGCGTCAAAGCGGGGGGCAGGTGTCCGCGGAGATCGACGACGAGGTGGTGATGATGAATGTCGAACAGGGTAACTACTACGCACTAGACGAGGTGGGGAGCCGAATCTGGGCCCTGATCGAGCAGCCCATGGAGGTGTCGGCCCTGTGCGATCGGCTAATCGAGGAGTACGAGGTGGAGCGGGCCGCTTGCGAGATCGACGTGTTGAAGTTTCTGGACGAACTCTTGGAACAAGGGGGTGTCGAGGTCGAAGGGCAGGCTGGCTAA
- the galE gene encoding UDP-glucose 4-epimerase GalE, with amino-acid sequence MAQTVLVTGGAGYVGSHVCLALARAGYAPITIDDLSDGHRKAVQFGPLEELDIRHREIATVIARYRPSAVIHAAAKSEVVASFRDPTLYYQVNVLGTLNLIRACRVAEVPHFVMISSAAVYGQVSQPFIAEANPTQPINPYGMTKLSGEMILADPSEYRGSWAALRLFNVAGAAAAAGLGEDHKNESHLIPLTLRAAYRNVGPLSIFGTTHPTFDGSAVRDYVHVMDVADAVLLTLSYLREGGTSRAFNIGSGVGISVLQVVEAVERATGYKVPIRVVNPREGDAAALVADISQAQQSLGFRPASSFLDTIVADAKAWELRQSEIVVAQGEQTQPLATA; translated from the coding sequence TTGGCCCAAACAGTTCTGGTTACTGGCGGCGCCGGATATGTCGGCTCCCATGTGTGCTTAGCCTTGGCAAGGGCGGGGTATGCCCCGATTACCATCGATGACCTTTCAGATGGGCACCGAAAAGCGGTTCAATTTGGCCCGCTTGAGGAACTGGATATTCGGCATCGAGAGATTGCCACAGTAATCGCTCGATACCGGCCTTCAGCCGTCATTCATGCGGCGGCAAAGTCGGAAGTTGTCGCATCATTTCGCGACCCTACCCTGTATTATCAAGTAAATGTGTTGGGAACTTTGAACTTGATCCGAGCCTGCCGTGTAGCTGAGGTGCCTCACTTCGTGATGATCAGTTCAGCCGCAGTCTACGGTCAAGTTAGTCAGCCGTTTATCGCAGAGGCGAACCCCACGCAGCCGATTAATCCCTATGGCATGACAAAACTGTCGGGGGAAATGATCTTAGCGGACCCTTCCGAATATCGCGGCTCTTGGGCTGCCCTGCGACTGTTCAACGTCGCGGGCGCTGCAGCGGCAGCTGGACTTGGGGAGGATCATAAGAATGAGTCCCATCTCATACCGCTAACCCTGCGGGCCGCTTACAGAAATGTGGGCCCCCTATCAATTTTTGGAACCACGCATCCGACTTTCGATGGCTCCGCGGTGCGAGACTACGTGCATGTAATGGACGTCGCCGACGCCGTCCTCCTCACGTTAAGCTATCTCCGAGAGGGTGGAACGAGCCGAGCCTTTAACATCGGATCAGGTGTCGGCATCTCTGTTCTCCAAGTCGTGGAAGCCGTTGAGCGCGCTACCGGATACAAAGTCCCGATTCGGGTCGTGAACCCGCGCGAGGGGGACGCTGCGGCTTTGGTCGCCGACATCAGTCAGGCGCAGCAGTCATTGGGGTTCAGACCTGCTTCATCTTTTCTGGATACAATAGTTGCTGACGCGAAAGCCTGGGAATTGCGCCAGTCAGAGATTGTTGTCGCGCAAGGCGAGCAGACTCAGCCGTTGGCTACTGCATGA
- the istA gene encoding IS21 family transposase yields MIKLGEMLMILELHRQGLSISAIARESGFDRKTVRRYIERGLEPPSYGPRRPRSRLLDPYTPYLRERVMTWPGLTGARLLRELRDLGYSGGYTAVTDYLRDIRPAPTPGYEIRFETPPGQQGQVDFAQFQVVFTDEPEQPRIVWLFSLVLGHSRLIWARFVAHQDLATVLRCHVAAFDAIGGVPRELLYDRMKTAVIGEAADGEPRGIVYNRALVDLARHYGFHPRACQPYRAKTKGKVERPFRYIREDFFLARSFRNLDDLNEQLRRWLDSVANPRVHATTRRVVNEAFAEEKPHLLVLPLAPFRSVLRLERRISREGMVSVGGNFYSVPDATRRRTVEVHTLAQEIRIFEDGTLIATHPVLEGRHQRRVAPGHRKGGGSTGRRRGADGDVVVSRTGDVVAQRSLEFYDAVARRLARECRS; encoded by the coding sequence GTGATCAAACTGGGAGAGATGCTCATGATCTTGGAACTGCATCGGCAGGGGCTGTCTATATCGGCGATCGCACGGGAGAGCGGGTTCGACCGCAAGACCGTTCGTCGCTACATCGAGCGCGGCCTGGAGCCACCGAGCTATGGCCCACGCAGGCCACGGTCACGTCTGCTGGATCCGTACACCCCCTATCTGCGCGAACGCGTGATGACGTGGCCTGGCCTGACCGGCGCCCGGCTGCTGCGAGAATTGCGGGACCTCGGCTATAGCGGCGGCTATACGGCGGTGACGGATTATCTGCGTGATATCCGTCCCGCGCCGACACCGGGTTATGAGATCCGCTTCGAGACACCTCCCGGTCAGCAAGGACAGGTCGACTTTGCTCAGTTCCAGGTGGTGTTCACCGATGAGCCGGAACAGCCGCGGATCGTGTGGCTGTTCTCGCTGGTCCTGGGGCATAGCCGCCTGATCTGGGCACGGTTCGTCGCCCATCAGGACCTAGCGACAGTGCTGCGCTGCCACGTCGCCGCCTTCGACGCGATCGGCGGCGTGCCACGCGAGCTTCTCTACGACCGCATGAAGACGGCGGTGATCGGCGAAGCTGCTGACGGGGAGCCGCGCGGCATCGTCTACAACAGGGCCCTTGTGGATCTGGCCCGCCACTATGGCTTCCACCCGCGCGCGTGCCAGCCCTACCGGGCCAAGACCAAGGGCAAGGTCGAGCGGCCGTTCCGATACATCCGCGAGGACTTCTTCTTGGCCCGTTCGTTCCGCAACCTGGACGATCTGAACGAGCAGCTGCGGCGCTGGCTGGACAGTGTCGCCAATCCCAGGGTGCATGCCACAACCCGGCGGGTCGTGAACGAGGCGTTCGCCGAGGAGAAGCCGCACCTGCTGGTTCTGCCTCTGGCGCCGTTCCGCTCCGTACTACGTCTGGAGCGACGGATCTCCCGGGAAGGGATGGTAAGCGTCGGTGGCAACTTCTACAGCGTTCCGGATGCCACCCGGCGGCGCACGGTCGAGGTGCACACGCTCGCCCAGGAGATCAGGATCTTCGAGGACGGCACGTTGATCGCGACCCATCCGGTCCTGGAAGGCCGCCACCAGCGCCGGGTGGCTCCTGGACACCGAAAAGGAGGGGGCTCCACAGGACGAAGACGTGGAGCCGACGGAGATGTGGTCGTCAGCCGAACCGGCGACGTGGTCGCTCAGCGCTCCCTGGAGTTCTACGACGCTGTCGCTCGCCGTCTTGCCCGGGAGTGCCGGTCATGA
- the istB gene encoding IS21-like element helper ATPase IstB yields the protein MSAPGDLTPSTLERIRHDLVGLKMPRALEALDQVVRRLEHGEIGALEAIDMLLAEELTLRENSRIKTALRMGRLATIKTLSGFDFSFQPSLDRDRILTLAQLGFIGRCEVVHFLGPPGTGKSHLAIALGVEAVKAGRSVYFCTLADLLGQLARAEREGRLTERIRFFCRPALLIVDEIGYLPVVPGGGNLFFQLVNARYERGAMVLTSNRGFAEWGEVFGDPVVATALLDRLLHHALVIQIEGSSYRLRQHADLMPEHVRSKATITPPTPAPLRRPRGRPPKNDHITATT from the coding sequence ATGAGCGCTCCAGGTGATCTGACCCCGTCGACCCTGGAGCGGATCCGCCACGATCTGGTCGGTCTGAAAATGCCACGCGCCCTGGAAGCCCTCGATCAGGTCGTGCGCCGCCTCGAGCACGGGGAGATCGGTGCTCTGGAGGCCATCGACATGCTGCTCGCCGAGGAACTGACCCTGCGCGAGAACAGCCGCATCAAGACGGCCCTGCGCATGGGCCGACTGGCGACCATCAAGACGCTCTCAGGGTTCGACTTCTCCTTCCAGCCGTCGCTCGACCGCGATCGTATCCTCACCCTCGCACAACTCGGCTTTATCGGTCGCTGCGAGGTCGTCCACTTCCTCGGCCCGCCCGGCACCGGCAAGAGCCATCTGGCCATCGCCCTCGGCGTCGAGGCGGTGAAGGCAGGGCGCAGTGTCTACTTTTGCACACTCGCCGACCTGCTCGGGCAACTCGCCCGCGCCGAGCGCGAGGGACGGCTGACGGAACGCATACGCTTCTTCTGTCGACCGGCTCTGCTGATCGTTGACGAGATCGGCTACCTGCCCGTCGTTCCTGGGGGTGGCAACCTGTTCTTCCAGCTGGTCAACGCCCGATACGAGCGTGGTGCGATGGTCCTGACCTCCAACCGCGGCTTTGCCGAATGGGGCGAGGTGTTCGGAGACCCGGTCGTCGCCACCGCACTCCTCGACCGCCTGCTGCATCATGCTCTGGTCATCCAGATCGAAGGCTCCAGCTACCGGTTGCGCCAGCACGCCGACCTCATGCCCGAGCACGTCCGCTCCAAGGCTACCATCACACCGCCGACCCCAGCACCGCTACGACGGCCAAGGGGACGGCCGCCCAAAAACGACCACATCACCGCGACAACCTGA
- a CDS encoding DUF6634 family protein produces the protein MIFLTARGLSPHIELYIDRCERLLADLKAIRAGEGPTEADLAAAPLIDHYSKTYVPVPCLTGLILGHPRIGNGPGRTSDLWVVAPDHGWVRTMSRYYRLGQGMDERGLPEEILKLSVN, from the coding sequence ATGATCTTTCTGACGGCCCGAGGTTTGTCGCCTCACATTGAACTGTACATCGATCGGTGCGAGCGCCTGTTGGCCGACCTGAAGGCTATTCGAGCAGGTGAAGGTCCAACCGAGGCAGATCTCGCGGCAGCGCCACTGATCGACCATTACAGCAAGACCTACGTGCCGGTTCCCTGCTTGACTGGTTTGATCCTTGGGCATCCTCGCATCGGCAATGGCCCCGGGCGGACGTCGGACTTGTGGGTGGTGGCGCCGGATCACGGGTGGGTTCGCACCATGTCTCGATACTACCGGCTCGGCCAGGGTATGGACGAGCGTGGCCTGCCGGAGGAGATACTCAAGCTCTCGGTCAACTAG
- a CDS encoding DUF6634 family protein — MKPSQKNRYRYEIEVFERLLGDLKAIAAGGGPTETELAAAPILDLYEVSTLSLPSLAGQVDGKPVDSSESTGAHLLMLHAPKLGWARTRSGYYRLGVPADRK; from the coding sequence GTGAAACCGAGCCAGAAGAACAGGTACCGCTATGAGATCGAGGTGTTCGAGCGCCTGCTTGGCGATCTGAAGGCGATCGCGGCAGGTGGCGGACCGACAGAGACCGAATTGGCTGCGGCGCCGATCCTGGATCTCTATGAAGTTTCCACTCTCTCGTTGCCCAGCCTGGCCGGTCAGGTTGACGGAAAGCCGGTTGATTCTTCGGAAAGCACCGGTGCGCATCTTCTTATGTTGCATGCACCAAAGCTTGGGTGGGCGAGAACGCGCTCAGGATATTACCGGTTGGGGGTTCCCGCAGACCGGAAGTGA
- a CDS encoding ribonuclease H-like domain-containing protein has translation MDSPEAGRTRTTLALVLGARDQSAKESGSAEFLVPGQSGANGLHLGAFALAGGRISFGSTGVGLKIDHVTAHMTKGFCTGEEHSTMHEDEKSLLRALHEFLQNANQPLLITWRGTEFDVPFLQSRFRAGGLSTDDLTWSSAPLQYGLLRAQHVDLWQVQYPDRAPLTLDDALADAIVPSSETLSGIRKLEVHALGLMLVTGLTLFNKKQMNLGTFREFLDSSNECIELTSGNRPHLNVRSSHSPLYESTGNGISGP, from the coding sequence ATGGATTCACCGGAAGCTGGGCGCACCCGGACGACCCTGGCATTGGTACTCGGCGCCCGAGATCAGTCCGCGAAGGAAAGCGGGAGCGCCGAATTCCTTGTCCCTGGGCAGAGCGGCGCCAACGGCCTGCACTTAGGTGCGTTTGCGCTGGCTGGAGGTCGCATTTCCTTCGGATCGACTGGGGTCGGTCTCAAGATCGATCACGTCACTGCGCACATGACCAAAGGATTCTGTACCGGCGAAGAGCACTCCACGATGCATGAGGACGAGAAATCCCTGCTGCGGGCGCTGCACGAGTTTCTGCAGAATGCAAATCAGCCATTGCTGATCACGTGGAGAGGCACGGAGTTCGATGTTCCGTTCCTGCAATCGCGCTTTCGGGCCGGGGGTCTATCGACGGACGATCTGACCTGGTCTTCAGCGCCACTGCAGTACGGATTGCTACGAGCCCAACATGTGGACCTGTGGCAAGTCCAGTACCCAGACCGTGCACCGCTGACACTCGATGACGCATTGGCGGACGCCATCGTTCCATCCAGCGAAACCCTCAGCGGTATTAGAAAGCTCGAAGTTCACGCACTGGGATTGATGTTGGTGACAGGCCTAACGTTGTTCAACAAAAAGCAAATGAATCTAGGAACTTTCCGTGAGTTTCTTGATTCCAGCAACGAGTGCATCGAACTCACGTCCGGGAACCGGCCGCACCTGAATGTCCGAAGTTCACACAGCCCCCTGTACGAGAGTACGGGCAACGGGATCAGCGGACCGTGA
- a CDS encoding helix-turn-helix transcriptional regulator: MLRIARLTLRWSQRHLAERAGVAQPVVARMEKLKSNPTAKTMATLAKALEEGGIDFLPASDRHWETIALRKDFPRETLEGPPTSSAGKPESKE, translated from the coding sequence ATGCTACGGATCGCTCGCCTTACGTTACGGTGGAGCCAAAGACACCTAGCCGAGCGCGCAGGTGTCGCCCAGCCCGTGGTGGCTCGAATGGAAAAACTCAAAAGCAATCCGACTGCCAAAACGATGGCAACGCTCGCCAAAGCCCTGGAAGAAGGTGGTATCGATTTCCTTCCCGCTTCCGATCGGCATTGGGAGACCATTGCGCTCCGCAAGGATTTCCCACGCGAAACGTTAGAGGGTCCGCCCACGTCATCTGCTGGGAAGCCAGAGTCGAAGGAGTAA
- a CDS encoding 3'-5' exonuclease, whose amino-acid sequence MINPADYKSLADALERSPDYRVLRRVVSHDQFAAPIGETKVGIILDTETTGLDPRTDQIIELAMLAFEYDERDQVCQVLERYQSFNDPGRPIPPEVTQLTGISDDMVAGHSIDLATVERLAETAVIVIAHNAAFDRRFAERLHPIFGKRGWGCSLSEVPWSDAGIRSAKLEYLGMCFGLFHDGHRAIADCEMLLEILAMPFPKTETPTLELLLEAARKPTFRIWALDSPFELKDLLKARGYRWNDGSDGNSKAWYRDVPGTDLEAERTYLRTEIYSGPFQPYVVRMTAMTRFSNRIGEIDHADAAAA is encoded by the coding sequence TTGATCAACCCAGCCGACTACAAATCCTTAGCCGACGCATTGGAGCGCAGCCCTGACTACCGCGTCCTGCGCCGGGTGGTCAGCCACGATCAGTTCGCAGCACCGATCGGCGAGACCAAGGTCGGTATCATCCTGGACACGGAAACGACCGGCCTGGATCCGCGCACCGATCAGATCATCGAGTTGGCGATGCTCGCGTTCGAATACGACGAGCGCGACCAGGTTTGCCAAGTCCTAGAGCGGTACCAGTCGTTCAACGATCCCGGCCGACCAATCCCTCCCGAAGTGACGCAGCTAACCGGCATCAGCGACGACATGGTTGCCGGTCACTCCATCGACTTGGCTACGGTCGAGCGATTGGCTGAAACGGCCGTCATCGTGATCGCCCACAACGCAGCCTTCGACAGGCGGTTTGCAGAGCGGCTTCATCCGATCTTCGGCAAACGCGGATGGGGTTGCTCGCTATCCGAAGTCCCATGGAGCGACGCCGGGATCCGAAGTGCCAAGCTTGAGTATCTCGGCATGTGCTTCGGCTTGTTCCATGACGGGCACCGGGCGATCGCGGATTGCGAGATGCTGCTCGAGATCCTGGCCATGCCCTTCCCGAAAACCGAGACGCCGACGCTTGAACTGCTTCTTGAAGCCGCCCGGAAGCCGACGTTTCGGATCTGGGCGCTCGATAGTCCGTTCGAACTCAAGGACCTGCTTAAGGCACGGGGGTATCGCTGGAACGACGGAAGCGACGGCAATTCCAAGGCTTGGTATCGGGATGTTCCCGGAACCGACCTAGAAGCCGAGAGGACGTACCTACGGACAGAGATCTACTCAGGGCCGTTTCAACCCTACGTCGTTCGTATGACTGCCATGACCCGGTTCTCGAATAGGATCGGGGAAATCGACCATGCAGACGCAGCCGCCGCATGA
- a CDS encoding amidohydrolase family protein → MQIVDAQIHLWGTGLPSNMAHWQVTSFCPAEAIALMDQAGVDAAVIHPPSWDSGSTDLAIEAVKDYPGRFAIIGAVDLGQPDTSRALMERWREQPGMLGLRCMFLEGEDRQRLHDGELGWFWDAAERFDIPVTTLATGSLELLGEIAAAYPGLRLSIDHLGGRGGNTTLKDDAAMTHMPDLLKLARLPNVAVKATGVPGYSGESYPFPVMSSYVRQVFDAFGPDRVFWGTDISKMPCTWRQCVTMFTEEMPWLTGDDLSRVMGSAVRDWWGWP, encoded by the coding sequence ATGCAGATCGTTGACGCGCAGATACATCTCTGGGGAACCGGCCTGCCAAGCAACATGGCTCACTGGCAGGTGACGTCGTTCTGTCCGGCAGAAGCCATTGCATTGATGGACCAAGCCGGTGTCGATGCTGCGGTGATCCACCCACCATCATGGGATTCCGGCTCAACCGACCTCGCGATCGAGGCGGTCAAAGACTACCCCGGCCGTTTCGCCATCATCGGTGCCGTGGACCTGGGGCAACCGGACACCAGCCGAGCCTTAATGGAACGTTGGCGCGAACAACCAGGCATGCTTGGTTTGCGCTGCATGTTCCTTGAGGGCGAGGATCGCCAAAGACTGCACGATGGCGAACTGGGTTGGTTCTGGGACGCCGCCGAGCGTTTCGATATTCCTGTGACCACCTTGGCGACCGGCTCGCTTGAACTCTTGGGAGAAATCGCTGCTGCATACCCTGGTCTGCGTCTGAGCATCGATCATCTCGGCGGCAGGGGAGGCAACACGACGCTCAAAGACGATGCCGCGATGACGCACATGCCCGACCTTCTGAAGCTTGCCAGACTGCCGAATGTCGCCGTCAAGGCAACCGGTGTACCGGGCTACTCCGGCGAGAGCTACCCCTTCCCGGTCATGAGCTCCTATGTCCGACAGGTCTTCGATGCCTTCGGTCCCGACCGGGTGTTCTGGGGGACCGATATTTCCAAGATGCCATGCACCTGGCGCCAGTGCGTGACCATGTTCACCGAGGAGATGCCTTGGCTCACTGGCGATGACTTGTCCCGGGTCATGGGAAGCGCCGTACGCGACTGGTGGGGGTGGCCGTGA
- a CDS encoding GSU2403 family nucleotidyltransferase fold protein, whose amino-acid sequence MAKPLPVLRRHSATALAAYHDLVSLLLDEAVSQIRGIPTPRVRGSRTYWYDRYRVGVEMKERYLGEESEELLRRIEQHETLKADREERRRERARLVRLLRSERFLGIDSATGSLLAAFERAGVFRLGGVLVGTTGFRIYEGELGLNLTLDQAAMTNDIDIASFEKLSLALGERVLPSIGDVLHDFKFEPVPALEAGRIWRWRQTRSQTLVEFLAPSFDSEEGLRDLAALGVSAQTLHYLNFLIAEPIHAAAVYRDGILVQLPRPERFAIHKLIVADRRRDGPESLKARKDRLQAELMIGVLSQDRPTDLLEAYEDAIARGPRWRERLERSLGKSPDAAAQIANLS is encoded by the coding sequence ATGGCCAAGCCCTTGCCAGTTCTTCGCCGTCACTCGGCCACCGCGCTTGCGGCTTATCACGATCTCGTTTCGTTGCTGCTCGACGAGGCGGTCTCTCAGATCCGAGGGATCCCGACGCCGAGAGTACGCGGCTCCCGAACGTATTGGTACGATCGCTATCGGGTCGGCGTCGAGATGAAGGAGCGTTATCTCGGCGAAGAATCGGAAGAGCTGCTCCGGCGGATCGAACAACATGAGACGCTGAAGGCCGATCGTGAGGAACGCCGTCGGGAACGCGCACGGCTTGTTCGGCTGCTTCGAAGCGAGCGCTTCCTGGGAATCGACAGCGCCACGGGTAGTCTGCTCGCTGCGTTCGAGCGGGCAGGGGTGTTCCGACTGGGCGGAGTCCTGGTTGGGACCACCGGCTTTCGGATCTACGAAGGCGAGCTCGGACTGAACTTGACATTGGACCAGGCGGCGATGACCAACGACATCGACATCGCCAGTTTTGAAAAATTGTCCCTCGCTCTGGGTGAACGCGTCCTGCCGTCGATCGGTGATGTGCTTCACGATTTCAAGTTTGAACCGGTACCGGCTTTAGAGGCCGGCCGGATCTGGCGATGGCGGCAAACGCGGAGCCAGACGTTGGTCGAGTTCCTGGCGCCTAGCTTTGACTCGGAGGAGGGGCTCCGGGACCTGGCGGCGCTCGGCGTCAGCGCCCAGACGCTCCACTATCTGAATTTCCTCATCGCCGAACCGATCCACGCCGCTGCTGTCTACAGAGACGGCATTCTCGTGCAACTTCCCCGACCCGAGCGGTTCGCCATCCACAAACTCATCGTCGCCGACCGCCGACGGGACGGGCCTGAAAGCCTGAAGGCGCGTAAGGATCGACTCCAGGCGGAACTGATGATCGGGGTCCTTTCGCAAGACCGTCCCACCGACCTGCTGGAAGCCTACGAGGACGCAATCGCCCGCGGCCCGCGCTGGCGGGAGAGGTTAGAACGTAGTCTTGGGAAGTCACCCGATGCAGCAGCGCAAATTGCGAATTTGAGCTAG